A stretch of the Marivirga tractuosa DSM 4126 genome encodes the following:
- a CDS encoding PorP/SprF family type IX secretion system membrane protein translates to MKKIVYISIILWAFASHHVVSQQRPQYTQYATNQFLINPAIAGSQDMDEIKLGGRIQWIGFEDAPQTVFATYHAPFKKMPFQTTMKKRGHHGIGAILIKDVTGPVSQTSAHFNYAYHHPFTSNLNGAVGASLGVLQHTIDMGQLNFRNSNDPIIDRLMPTRFIPDGSVGIWLYSDRFYFGASVTQIISNTTMFLPTGERQIETFDLEAHYFANVGYKLDVGDERSGWFLVPSVLFKSVRPSSGHFDINIRAQKDDNFWFGTSFRQDDSFSALVGFSAMEDFAFTYSYDFIISDIGPYSGGSHELTMTFKFKKKQRKVICPDSFWL, encoded by the coding sequence TTGAAGAAAATAGTTTACATATCGATAATTTTATGGGCATTTGCTTCTCACCATGTGGTGTCTCAGCAGAGACCACAGTATACACAATATGCCACAAATCAATTCTTGATTAATCCTGCCATTGCGGGCTCTCAAGATATGGATGAAATCAAATTGGGTGGAAGGATTCAATGGATAGGGTTTGAGGATGCCCCGCAAACTGTTTTTGCCACTTATCATGCACCCTTTAAGAAAATGCCTTTTCAAACGACCATGAAAAAAAGAGGACATCACGGCATAGGAGCGATTTTGATTAAGGACGTCACCGGTCCTGTAAGTCAAACATCTGCACATTTTAATTACGCTTATCACCACCCTTTTACGTCCAATCTAAATGGTGCAGTAGGAGCATCTTTAGGTGTTTTGCAACATACAATTGATATGGGCCAATTGAATTTTAGAAATTCAAATGATCCAATTATCGATCGCCTTATGCCCACACGTTTTATTCCTGATGGTTCAGTTGGAATATGGCTATACAGTGACCGTTTTTACTTTGGTGCATCCGTGACTCAAATCATTAGTAATACTACAATGTTTTTACCAACAGGAGAAAGACAGATAGAGACCTTTGATTTGGAGGCGCATTATTTTGCTAATGTTGGTTATAAACTTGATGTAGGGGATGAAAGATCAGGTTGGTTTTTGGTTCCTTCAGTCTTGTTTAAATCAGTGCGTCCATCTTCTGGACACTTCGATATAAATATTAGAGCTCAAAAAGATGACAATTTTTGGTTTGGTACTTCCTTCCGTCAAGATGATAGCTTTAGTGCTTTAGTTGGTTTTTCGGCAATGGAGGATTTTGCATTCACTTACTCTTATGATTTTATTATTTCAGATATAGGGCCTTACAGTGGGGGAAGTCATGAGCTCACTATGACCTTTAAATTCAAAAAGAAACAGAGAAAAGTAATTTGCCCTGATTCTTTTTGGTTATAA
- a CDS encoding T9SS type B sorting domain-containing protein, producing MPLTNGNDLVVYFDGEEQFTVASGGGAGDFTLQNNTEYFNPAQGGGQNGFRDAIADVTVDYIRYFDEVLDATSIESLNLAAIAGNDIEIQASATAGCFGDEITLTADGGDRSFYVWSTGDTTDTDILTYTIFKETDTIWVQGVAVSPCERQCFDIADTIVISGYPNPDLGIVGPTEVCEGDPVLFSAAADPAGGLTEYFWGTTGSTSSESGEDTKDYSVTYDTNGTVDVSLQIANEYGCVGDTTFQVVVNNVPTTNVNLPATACELQPVNIEYLGDATPTAIFTWDWDGGMVENVNDPGRNFDVSWDSLGTKTIRFEIEEGNCLVVDSVTIDITRRPTLDYSAPDSVCATNSVFIDYLGNADTSIANINWDFDGGVNSGDNINAEVVWDTPGTKSVLLSVDEGGCVNDSLFTIEVLPVPTTDLNAPTNVCSGQSATFQYTGTASAAAQLVWTLDGGTVSNVVDADREFDVTWATLGSKTITLNVNQDGCDTDTTFTVNVGKTPTADFDLPAGACMDEDVVVLYTGTANLSLSSTELEFDWNWGVDGTAVKKSGGQEAYDVQWSSFGTKTVTLQVTENGCTSTLLSQTIEVAEKPVIDFTPAIETSICVDETVSFVFSGNDAGGDFTWDFGDATQVNVTDADIDFELEWDSAGTKTVTLTIDNEGCVDTETYTINVLEPATTTVTYPAFACEGEPARFIYAGSGDTNDPGTTFNWTFEDADDEVDLGNQVYDVTWDTYNPADTIKTITLEIIKDGCTVVRDFTISISPKPVPQISAPTEACLNETVSVTFDSNLPGATLTGYDFGTDGTEAATADPEVWDVVWSSIGTKTISATYSINGCDSTIIQNIEIFPIPSDNMDTETQVCDNETANFTYQGPGNPAITWTMPAGVTFTQVSGNNRDIEISFPVTGTAATYTIEALISNGNCDITFQEDVTVQPAPIAAIPNLGSICTTDPVTVDISADFDANNSYTWNLDGGAIDNYNGAGIWTMSWADPGDKDIELRVQSPNGCVSTDTETITIGYLPQLGDLDVPANVCENEPFQIEYLGNAAEVTNFDWTENAGGTFTFDGTDSWTVEFDSPGEKVVTLSMTGGAGCTVDTTFSINVNFYPDFGLSSNNTCTNIAVFVTYPDVLTVDIDTTWSFGDGAIFEQVNDTTFSVEYDTPGEKTISLTIDGDCGTEVQTATVDVSGGPDYSVNFEEQVCINDPDPYEIELVESTDTDVEIIGFRLVPNDDNATGVISADGLSLFLDGWDYGGYKQAIMEVRDVSGNGCPNNTETIDYAVYNFIELNAFPDNGCIGDILNISFSGVVEDGATFNWDFAGANVNEVVEDEEYELSWDTSGPKTIGLEIVGQCNIIEDSITVNIGEPADTSLDFDANVCVGEVANIAYDMSLLTTNSTLNGVEIIYGNMPNDTTNDEPENGIFAPVWNTVGTKNFSLIVNNGGCIDTADYQIAVHDIPVASFTRSDNIVCVGEEVDFNFNGSMPAGTVAEWQFMEDDGNDIVENTPDRNYSVAWQTPGIKTVNLILDNGGCIDSASRTVEVLLFPDFEIDLPADVCRNSPVTVSLVNNGTGTISDFDFSWDFGNAAVTDLGNEDYELVFPSVSTQTVSVQITGAGGCNNSLSQDIIVNPAPDVVYDASPLEVCVGDLFTFEYTGVLGTNYTGSIAIDVTDFDGGTEIGSNNTTSTIAWSSSGTKEIRVEMLDDNNCPAVTSIEVEVLPLPTMTYDAPANFCLGEEFIVSYTGSADPFTDDFDWTFEAADLNYATKIAGQQAYRVRYDSLGTPGLRTISIEVENSNGCLNNVSFDVELRQGPTDLAVYDGEPCAFDQIAFYLGGETLVDIDPGEDGIVDSNNQNLLTWTTPGSKTVNYTISNGQCDITRQATVEVLPTPLGEITVDIGCVGQSTLVSYGGTGAAGIFADFDWGTSFDDAVSVSKLSGQEAYEVVWDTPGTYPIVVDIIGESGCENTISLPTITINPSPTVSFALPATICEFVEQDLFISNPDSTYQYSWDLGSNGVILAANADSTRITAAWEDVGNTNVTATASINGCSTTRTRTIRVLNSPDPSFDAPLFCLDENTGEATGTIVYTGDNDINIDTFDWDFDLDSAAGESATQIAGTQNYDVVFTTPGRKDVSLTVTNDNCGSQTFTDIIAVNNLAEFQLSTANDSLCEGATTRIWFTGVVEPGATYDWDFDLDEAAGDFVDEIATDSLFEITYNSTGPKTIRLEITGETCNDDDFQSSFVIGEQPTSDFTLGATENCLGDLTTITYTGSTSDGGELIWDWVDGIPTQLNDSTFEVHWPTPGSKELSLVVQDGGCISDTTFQNVDVYDNSASTVFIDTNLCIDSLGMASVNPEFFDPGATWSWDFQGVDSLWSNADSTELVFSYDSTGEKSVRFMIDGAICQDFDTTFFINVGELIPFDISADTEICSNDSARIVFNLPMVNGRELEWDFDNPSQVTKISNTREDYYVTWDSVGIKNVTVSINNKGCVRDSTFQIEVKQLPNAEFQTDNFMCEDDLLMLVPDWDISPFSIVRWSYDYNGQTGTQNSVDFELLLDEAGSIEVSLSVLENGCQDIYTTSIEIREKPVASINAPDFICLEGTADISFGDSLRTGVIYDWFFDGATTENDLGNETYELGWDEGGIKTLYVVTTLDGCPSDTAFHSLNVFSLENLTVERDSICQHEIAIVEFEADGLAIADDGYTWDFGDAQVISGSGFGPYELFWNSAGQKDVSINIDGFICNTNQLLKTIAVEPSSFPSINISVPDIVCKNTDVSVTVETENQGGNPQFEWFINGGSIGDEFDSTLLADQDIISAKLISDAKCVIENEVMSNEVVANILDYQYPGNTYATPNPVCIGDSVVVSLDPGNYNILDWEVSTNLEDWTSLGVSNPELVDFPEEDTYYRARIVDSQGLCPQTTPPATARVVPYDPIDAGNDISIREGDTRILEATNGQSFVWRNDVSIQSDVRNARIQVSPKKTTTFIVDGLTLNGCPDVDSVTVVVRPPVEPPNVFSPNGDSFNDVWLIDQIDEYPDAEVKIYNRWGKELFQSIGYNEPWDGVFNGEVLAPGVYYYVIDLKDGYDAVTGTITILY from the coding sequence TTGCCTTTAACGAACGGGAATGATCTTGTTGTATATTTCGATGGAGAGGAGCAGTTTACTGTTGCTTCAGGTGGTGGGGCAGGTGATTTCACACTTCAAAATAATACAGAATATTTTAATCCTGCACAAGGTGGAGGGCAAAACGGCTTTAGAGATGCGATAGCAGATGTAACTGTAGACTACATACGATACTTCGATGAAGTATTAGACGCAACTTCGATAGAATCATTAAATCTAGCTGCAATAGCAGGTAATGATATTGAAATTCAAGCTTCTGCAACGGCAGGATGTTTTGGAGATGAAATTACCTTAACAGCAGACGGAGGAGATCGTTCTTTTTATGTTTGGAGTACTGGAGATACTACTGATACGGATATTTTAACCTATACAATTTTTAAAGAAACGGATACTATTTGGGTTCAAGGTGTAGCAGTTTCTCCCTGTGAAAGACAATGTTTTGATATAGCTGATACCATCGTTATTAGCGGCTATCCTAATCCTGATTTAGGAATTGTTGGGCCAACTGAGGTTTGTGAAGGAGATCCTGTCTTATTTTCAGCAGCTGCTGATCCGGCAGGGGGGCTCACTGAATATTTTTGGGGAACTACGGGTTCCACCTCCTCGGAGTCCGGTGAAGACACCAAAGATTATTCAGTTACCTATGACACAAACGGAACTGTAGATGTAAGTCTCCAAATTGCAAATGAGTACGGATGTGTGGGAGATACAACTTTTCAAGTGGTCGTCAATAATGTCCCCACAACAAATGTGAACTTGCCAGCCACTGCTTGTGAACTTCAGCCAGTAAATATAGAATATCTTGGTGATGCTACACCTACTGCCATTTTCACTTGGGACTGGGACGGTGGTATGGTTGAAAATGTTAACGACCCGGGCAGAAATTTCGATGTTAGCTGGGATTCCCTGGGAACTAAAACAATTCGTTTTGAAATAGAAGAAGGAAATTGTTTGGTAGTTGATTCTGTCACTATTGATATCACCAGAAGACCAACACTTGATTATAGTGCTCCTGATAGTGTATGTGCTACAAACTCTGTATTTATTGACTATTTGGGGAATGCAGATACATCAATTGCAAACATTAATTGGGATTTTGACGGAGGTGTAAATTCAGGTGACAACATTAATGCGGAGGTAGTATGGGATACCCCAGGAACGAAATCTGTTTTGTTGTCAGTTGATGAAGGAGGCTGTGTGAATGATTCATTGTTCACAATTGAAGTACTTCCAGTTCCAACAACAGATTTGAATGCTCCAACCAATGTTTGTTCAGGCCAATCAGCAACTTTTCAATATACTGGAACTGCAAGTGCTGCAGCTCAACTTGTTTGGACATTGGATGGTGGTACTGTTTCGAATGTTGTTGATGCAGATCGAGAATTCGATGTCACATGGGCAACATTAGGATCTAAAACGATCACTCTAAACGTGAATCAAGATGGATGTGATACAGACACAACATTTACAGTAAATGTGGGGAAAACACCAACGGCCGATTTTGATTTACCAGCAGGTGCTTGTATGGATGAAGATGTGGTAGTGCTTTACACAGGTACTGCTAATTTAAGTCTAAGTTCTACTGAATTGGAATTTGACTGGAATTGGGGTGTAGATGGAACTGCAGTGAAAAAATCGGGCGGTCAGGAGGCCTATGATGTGCAGTGGAGTTCCTTTGGCACTAAGACGGTAACTTTACAAGTAACAGAAAATGGCTGTACCAGCACTTTATTATCACAAACCATAGAAGTGGCGGAGAAACCGGTAATTGATTTCACTCCTGCAATAGAGACTTCAATTTGTGTAGATGAAACTGTTTCATTTGTTTTTAGTGGAAATGATGCGGGGGGCGATTTTACTTGGGATTTTGGTGATGCTACTCAAGTTAATGTAACGGATGCAGATATTGATTTTGAATTAGAGTGGGATTCTGCTGGAACTAAAACAGTGACCTTAACCATTGATAATGAGGGCTGCGTAGATACGGAGACCTATACAATTAATGTCTTAGAACCTGCTACAACAACTGTCACGTATCCTGCTTTTGCATGTGAAGGTGAGCCTGCCAGATTTATTTATGCTGGTTCTGGTGATACGAATGATCCTGGAACAACATTCAATTGGACATTTGAGGATGCTGACGATGAAGTTGATTTAGGAAACCAGGTTTATGACGTGACTTGGGATACTTACAATCCTGCTGATACGATCAAAACCATAACGCTTGAGATTATTAAAGATGGTTGTACAGTTGTTCGAGATTTTACCATATCAATTTCTCCGAAACCAGTCCCACAAATAAGTGCTCCAACTGAAGCTTGTTTAAATGAAACTGTATCCGTAACATTTGATAGTAATTTGCCAGGGGCAACTTTAACAGGTTATGATTTTGGAACTGATGGAACTGAGGCAGCAACAGCTGACCCAGAAGTGTGGGATGTTGTATGGTCCTCCATCGGTACTAAAACCATTTCTGCTACCTATTCCATCAATGGATGTGATTCTACTATCATTCAAAACATAGAAATATTCCCTATCCCATCCGATAATATGGATACGGAAACACAAGTCTGTGATAATGAAACAGCCAATTTCACCTACCAAGGGCCAGGAAATCCAGCTATTACTTGGACAATGCCAGCTGGTGTAACTTTCACGCAAGTTTCAGGAAACAATAGAGATATAGAAATTTCTTTTCCAGTCACTGGAACTGCTGCTACTTACACAATTGAAGCGTTAATATCTAATGGAAATTGTGATATAACTTTTCAAGAAGATGTAACTGTACAACCAGCTCCAATCGCTGCAATTCCAAATTTAGGTTCTATTTGTACTACCGATCCTGTAACAGTTGATATTTCAGCTGATTTTGATGCAAATAATTCTTATACATGGAATCTTGATGGAGGAGCAATAGATAATTACAATGGTGCTGGAATTTGGACCATGAGTTGGGCAGATCCTGGTGATAAAGATATTGAATTAAGAGTTCAGTCTCCTAATGGATGTGTGAGTACAGACACAGAAACTATTACTATAGGTTATTTACCGCAATTAGGAGATCTTGATGTCCCTGCTAATGTTTGTGAAAATGAACCTTTTCAAATTGAATATTTAGGTAATGCTGCAGAAGTAACGAATTTCGACTGGACTGAAAATGCGGGGGGAACTTTCACCTTTGATGGAACTGATAGTTGGACAGTAGAATTTGATAGTCCTGGAGAAAAAGTGGTTACCCTTTCAATGACAGGTGGCGCTGGTTGTACTGTAGATACAACTTTTAGTATAAATGTCAATTTTTACCCTGATTTTGGCTTGTCTTCAAATAATACTTGTACAAATATTGCGGTTTTTGTGACTTATCCAGATGTTTTAACAGTAGATATTGATACAACTTGGAGTTTTGGCGATGGTGCAATTTTTGAACAAGTCAATGATACTACTTTCAGCGTTGAATATGATACTCCTGGAGAAAAAACCATAAGTTTAACTATTGACGGGGACTGCGGTACGGAAGTTCAAACTGCTACAGTAGATGTATCTGGTGGGCCAGATTATTCCGTCAATTTTGAAGAGCAAGTATGTATTAACGACCCCGATCCTTATGAAATAGAGTTAGTAGAGTCAACTGATACTGATGTTGAAATCATTGGTTTTAGATTAGTACCTAATGATGACAATGCAACAGGAGTAATTTCAGCGGATGGATTAAGTTTGTTTCTTGACGGATGGGATTATGGTGGATATAAACAAGCGATCATGGAAGTGAGAGATGTTTCTGGAAATGGTTGTCCTAATAATACTGAAACTATTGATTATGCTGTTTACAATTTTATTGAATTAAATGCCTTTCCTGACAATGGATGTATTGGTGATATTTTAAATATAAGTTTTTCTGGTGTAGTAGAAGATGGAGCCACTTTTAATTGGGATTTTGCCGGGGCAAATGTAAACGAAGTGGTAGAAGACGAAGAATATGAACTCAGTTGGGATACTTCTGGACCCAAAACTATAGGGTTGGAGATAGTTGGCCAATGTAACATCATTGAAGACAGCATTACTGTAAATATTGGTGAGCCAGCTGATACTTCTTTAGACTTTGATGCAAATGTGTGTGTAGGTGAAGTAGCGAATATTGCTTATGACATGAGTTTGCTAACAACAAACAGTACTTTAAATGGCGTGGAAATCATCTATGGCAATATGCCAAATGACACCACTAACGATGAGCCTGAAAACGGTATTTTTGCTCCGGTTTGGAATACAGTTGGAACTAAGAACTTTTCATTAATTGTGAATAATGGAGGTTGTATTGATACTGCTGATTACCAAATAGCGGTTCATGATATACCTGTAGCATCTTTTACCAGAAGTGATAATATTGTCTGCGTTGGTGAAGAAGTGGATTTTAATTTTAATGGAAGCATGCCTGCAGGTACTGTAGCCGAATGGCAATTCATGGAGGACGATGGTAATGATATTGTTGAAAACACCCCTGACAGAAATTATTCAGTTGCATGGCAAACCCCCGGAATTAAAACAGTTAATCTGATATTGGATAATGGTGGCTGTATCGATAGTGCGAGTCGTACAGTAGAGGTTTTACTATTTCCTGATTTTGAAATCGATCTACCTGCTGATGTATGTAGAAATTCACCAGTCACCGTTAGCTTAGTCAATAATGGAACTGGAACCATATCAGACTTTGATTTTTCTTGGGATTTTGGTAATGCTGCTGTTACAGATTTAGGAAATGAAGATTATGAATTGGTTTTTCCAAGCGTTAGCACTCAAACGGTAAGTGTGCAGATAACAGGTGCAGGCGGTTGTAATAATTCACTTTCTCAAGATATTATCGTAAACCCTGCGCCAGATGTAGTATATGATGCCAGCCCGCTTGAGGTTTGTGTTGGTGATTTATTCACTTTTGAATATACAGGTGTGTTGGGTACTAATTATACTGGTAGTATAGCAATTGATGTTACCGATTTCGATGGTGGAACAGAAATTGGATCTAATAATACTACCTCTACCATTGCATGGAGTTCCTCAGGTACAAAGGAAATTAGAGTTGAAATGTTGGATGACAACAATTGCCCGGCAGTTACTAGTATAGAAGTCGAAGTCTTGCCATTACCAACTATGACATATGATGCCCCAGCAAATTTCTGTCTGGGAGAAGAATTCATTGTAAGTTACACTGGCAGTGCTGATCCATTTACAGATGATTTTGATTGGACTTTTGAGGCCGCTGATCTAAACTATGCAACCAAAATTGCAGGTCAACAAGCGTATAGGGTTCGATATGATAGTTTGGGTACGCCTGGTTTACGCACGATAAGCATAGAAGTAGAAAATTCAAATGGATGTCTGAACAATGTTAGTTTTGATGTTGAACTACGACAAGGGCCAACAGATTTAGCAGTGTATGACGGGGAACCATGTGCTTTTGATCAAATTGCATTCTATTTGGGAGGTGAAACGCTAGTAGACATAGATCCTGGTGAAGATGGAATTGTAGACTCCAATAATCAGAATTTGCTGACTTGGACTACACCAGGCAGCAAAACAGTGAACTATACAATCTCTAATGGTCAATGTGATATTACTCGTCAAGCCACTGTAGAAGTATTGCCAACTCCTTTAGGAGAAATCACAGTGGATATTGGTTGTGTGGGTCAATCAACATTAGTGAGCTATGGTGGAACTGGGGCTGCTGGTATCTTTGCAGATTTTGATTGGGGTACAAGTTTCGATGATGCAGTTTCTGTTTCTAAGTTGTCAGGACAAGAAGCTTATGAGGTAGTATGGGATACCCCAGGAACTTATCCTATTGTCGTGGATATTATTGGTGAAAGCGGATGTGAGAATACCATTTCTCTCCCTACAATTACCATTAATCCTTCGCCTACAGTATCCTTCGCCCTACCTGCAACTATTTGTGAGTTTGTGGAACAAGATTTATTTATTTCGAATCCAGATTCCACTTATCAATATTCTTGGGATCTTGGATCAAACGGTGTCATTCTTGCTGCAAATGCAGATAGCACTCGAATTACAGCGGCTTGGGAAGATGTTGGCAATACTAATGTGACTGCTACTGCAAGTATAAATGGTTGCAGCACTACTAGAACAAGAACAATTAGGGTTTTAAATTCTCCTGATCCAAGTTTTGATGCCCCGCTATTCTGCTTAGATGAAAATACTGGGGAAGCAACCGGAACTATAGTTTATACTGGAGATAATGATATAAATATTGATACGTTTGATTGGGATTTTGATCTTGACTCTGCCGCAGGGGAAAGTGCAACTCAAATTGCAGGAACACAAAATTATGATGTGGTTTTTACCACTCCCGGCAGAAAAGATGTGTCGCTTACAGTTACTAATGACAATTGTGGCAGCCAAACTTTCACCGATATCATAGCGGTAAATAACTTGGCCGAATTTCAATTGTCTACTGCAAATGATTCTTTATGTGAAGGAGCTACTACACGCATATGGTTCACAGGAGTCGTTGAGCCAGGAGCTACTTATGACTGGGATTTTGATCTTGATGAAGCTGCAGGTGACTTCGTAGATGAAATTGCAACGGATTCATTATTTGAAATCACTTATAATTCAACAGGGCCAAAAACTATTCGCTTAGAGATTACGGGCGAAACATGTAATGATGATGACTTTCAAAGTAGCTTCGTTATTGGAGAACAGCCTACATCAGATTTCACATTGGGAGCAACAGAAAATTGCTTAGGAGATTTAACTACTATCACCTATACAGGATCAACTTCAGATGGCGGTGAATTAATTTGGGATTGGGTAGATGGAATTCCAACACAATTGAATGATTCAACTTTTGAAGTTCATTGGCCGACCCCAGGCTCTAAGGAATTAAGTCTGGTAGTACAAGATGGAGGCTGTATTTCTGACACTACCTTTCAAAACGTAGATGTATATGATAATTCAGCTTCAACAGTATTTATTGATACAAATCTATGTATTGATTCTTTGGGCATGGCATCGGTTAATCCTGAGTTTTTTGATCCAGGAGCTACCTGGAGCTGGGACTTTCAGGGAGTTGATTCTTTATGGTCAAATGCAGATTCCACAGAACTTGTTTTTAGCTATGATTCAACCGGTGAGAAAAGCGTAAGATTTATGATTGATGGAGCTATTTGTCAGGATTTTGATACTACTTTTTTCATTAATGTAGGTGAGTTAATACCTTTTGATATTTCAGCTGATACAGAGATCTGTTCCAACGATAGCGCAAGGATAGTGTTTAATCTACCAATGGTAAATGGCCGTGAGCTTGAATGGGATTTTGATAACCCAAGTCAAGTGACTAAAATTAGCAATACTAGAGAAGATTACTATGTCACTTGGGATTCTGTTGGGATTAAAAATGTTACTGTCAGTATCAATAATAAAGGTTGTGTTAGAGACAGCACCTTCCAAATAGAGGTGAAACAGTTGCCAAATGCAGAGTTTCAGACAGATAATTTCATGTGTGAAGATGATCTGCTCATGCTAGTTCCAGATTGGGATATTTCTCCATTTAGTATAGTCCGATGGAGTTATGATTATAATGGTCAGACAGGCACCCAAAATAGTGTTGATTTTGAATTGTTATTAGATGAAGCAGGGAGTATTGAAGTTAGCTTGAGTGTTTTGGAAAATGGTTGTCAGGATATCTATACCACATCAATAGAAATACGTGAAAAACCTGTTGCATCAATAAATGCGCCTGATTTTATTTGTTTGGAAGGCACAGCAGATATTTCTTTTGGCGATAGTTTGAGAACCGGAGTAATTTATGATTGGTTTTTTGACGGGGCAACAACTGAAAACGATTTAGGGAATGAAACCTATGAATTAGGATGGGATGAAGGTGGAATTAAAACCCTCTATGTAGTGACTACCTTAGATGGCTGTCCGTCAGATACAGCCTTTCATAGCTTGAATGTTTTCAGTCTTGAAAATTTAACGGTGGAACGTGATTCTATTTGTCAACATGAAATTGCCATTGTTGAATTTGAGGCTGATGGGTTAGCTATAGCAGATGATGGCTATACATGGGATTTTGGTGATGCACAAGTTATTAGCGGATCTGGTTTTGGCCCATATGAGTTATTCTGGAATTCTGCAGGGCAGAAAGATGTATCTATTAATATTGATGGTTTTATATGTAATACAAATCAATTATTAAAGACCATTGCTGTTGAACCATCTTCTTTTCCTAGCATTAATATTAGTGTCCCTGATATTGTTTGTAAGAATACTGATGTATCCGTAACGGTTGAAACTGAAAATCAAGGAGGTAATCCGCAGTTTGAGTGGTTTATAAATGGAGGATCAATAGGAGATGAATTTGATAGTACCTTGTTAGCTGATCAAGATATTATAAGTGCCAAATTAATTTCTGATGCAAAATGTGTCATTGAAAATGAGGTAATGTCCAATGAAGTAGTAGCAAATATTTTAGATTATCAGTATCCAGGCAACACTTATGCAACCCCTAATCCTGTTTGTATTGGGGATTCGGTAGTGGTAAGTTTGGATCCTGGTAATTATAATATATTAGATTGGGAAGTAAGCACTAATTTGGAAGATTGGACAAGTTTAGGTGTTTCTAACCCTGAGCTAGTTGATTTTCCAGAGGAAGACACATACTACAGAGCAAGGATAGTTGATTCACAAGGGTTATGTCCACAAACTACTCCCCCAGCAACAGCTCGGGTAGTGCCTTATGATCCGATTGATGCAGGTAATGATATTAGTATAAGAGAAGGAGATACAAGAATTTTGGAGGCCACCAATGGGCAAAGTTTTGTGTGGAGAAATGATGTTTCCATCCAAAGTGATGTTAGAAATGCAAGGATTCAGGTTAGTCCAAAAAAGACTACCACTTTTATTGTAGATGGTTTAACATTAAATGGTTGTCCTGATGTAGATTCTGTAACAGTTGTTGTTCGTCCTCCTGTTGAGCCACCAAATGTTTTCTCTCCAAATGGAGATAGCTTTAATGATGTATGGCTAATAGATCAAATCGATGAATACCCCGATGCTGAGGTTAAAATTTATAATCGTTGGGGAAAAGAACTGTTCCAATCTATAGGTTATAATGAACCTTGGGATGGTGTGTTTAATGGTGAAGTATTAGCACCTGGTGTTTACTATTATGTGATAGATTTAAAAGATGGTTATGATGCCGTCACAGGGACAATAACTATACTGTACTGA